The proteins below come from a single Plasmodium sp. gorilla clade G2 genome assembly, chromosome: 13 genomic window:
- a CDS encoding vacuolar protein sorting-associated protein 18, putative translates to MNKSEKEFSLKLFKIKNGNINLLKNRITHISISNKCIHLVLCNNTLIKYNVEENELSYIDFYNKKTTNNKGEIRSIYFDRNCYHGFICLANKEYIYIHFENNIIKNIMQLKKYNITSVIFNDYTDIKNTFPFLISTTEGEIIEININNKSSKNIDYEVIFSDDKLSILDINMINIIKSKTSPNNNNNNIKQNVHRNDNKDDKNDNMSDHNDNNNNHNDHHNDHNNNHNNNHNNHHNNQHNNDDNNNIKDFQEMIKIIYFTTSNSLHEISYTFKNYKNNPYDNNTMTHVKLKTTSLPNNLKKQTKVFESSFDSLCSIVKIENIRNKNYLFWLNGCSIFISKINNYKSPKYYTHDKKKNYNSFFNNNINQDQNVFSSSSSSSDSFSDSDGDAEHILSLSDDDYSYEMNNSNILNNTNNIDHNININNSNNTDTSHNNKKQILPRNKLYTNNNYLQKNKDNLLNTTSIQSRNKYNELNPEFYLDNNYIIINFLDLHIFTTDNITAFSFTKSFYDSVYSKSRNVKYNFKDHQNMNNTNNTNNLNTTNNVNTTNNNSCNNNISNIVDMCVNQLYIFLLLEEKLIIISNLKFKKVYEQKLDTETYGQAIRIIKDHSDNQVWLCTSKYIFKIVQNKKNNNMMYFNFKKKYNCKQIMQSNSYTQKINMTNFILKNNKYDIHQYKYTNIRIDEKLISFLHKQQYFNISSFLYNNIHCYNNVIRIALYIWLIQLYIYSIDLYAYLFSCTSYYFNTQGKNNIFNKNYILQLKLKNEKRSDSSCFTSNGTDVNRDFSLKGKENNEIRQNYCRSGDLGFESGNSLSGSGNSLTGSGNSLAGSGNSLAGSDNFNFGSGNFYSESHSSNYDSVENNNLTTISELRVDDPKPNKGNKNTNNMEEIKKSDIRKNDEECNKISSDFFANIPRDDKKEEGEILDPQKDKIESDNKGGNINITPDNFMKNKKNRSYFKNKNDKLLRKNKSMLLRFYDEIINREERKEIKYHFDFNKGKKINLKALSENDDFYILLKIYRMKNTEIYNFLKSQKNIIMNDIERYKEMYINNDMDINNNNIKLKKKIYEDIYSYKCLEVCIYIIILLKHFKNFFQLNDIIIEIFYNFNKMNFLLLYKFLCNDYNYIINYYMNNNKYNLLFNILLLLPQNILLDVLIEHAFALFLHKPHKYIDMLIYYDNIIEDYTHIVMCMFMVIYFFKNRNHNKNIEVTKNLFKQDGNVNHDINLEDNVNLEDNINLEDNMNVENKINIEHNINVENKINSQDNLTSRENLYLYNKPVHFKYQNKHTEECIRFLEYLTNKLIEENVLEKKENDENENYIYTFQCTWEKHYIINCLLILYIEEGNNEKIKNSLKKLKNANIHFDYLFIIRFLKEKKKEMFIPNIYILMKYFEEAVDKALELNDYKTAKKAVILCDDEEEKKKLFIKIIKHISKNINDNNLKEIINLVRDSNSILNLHDILPYINETIIIEYLKKDICNLLDIYNLKIKAKQQEIEENLHTIDLLNKDIKNIQKKYVILNKNDICYICRKTIFYKKCYVFSCNHYFHSECALNIYINNKSKEELFDFYTILQQYKNSILTKNDKEIMICENKIDDILTEECYICGSFSLASISQPFISPNEYELRDTWNISND, encoded by the coding sequence ATGAACAAGTCAGAGAAAGAgttttctttaaaattatttaaaataaaaaatggaaacatcaacttattaaaaaatagaataaCTCATATAAGTATAAGTAATAAATGTATTCATTTGGTTTTGTGTAATAATACattgataaaatataatgtggaagaaaatgaattatcTTATATAGATTTTTATAACAAGAAAACAACTAATAATAAAGGAGAAATACGatcaatatattttgatagaAATTGTTATCATGGATTTATATGTTTAgcaaataaagaatatatatatattcattttgaaaataatattataaaaaatatcatgcaattaaaaaaatataatattacaagtGTTATATTTAATGATTACACAGACATCAAAAATACATTCCCCTTCCTTATCTCAACAACAGAAGGAGAAATAATtgaaattaatattaataataaatcttcaaaaaatattgattATGAAGTTATATTTTCAGATGATAAATTATCAATTCTTGATATCAATatgattaatataataaaaagtaagACATcaccaaataataataataataatattaaacaaaatgTTCATAGGAATGACAATAAGGATGATaagaatgataatatgagtgatcataatgataacaataataatcaCAATGATCATCACaatgatcataataataatcataataataatcataataatcatcataataatcaacacaataatgatgataataataatattaaagatttccaagaaatgataaaaattatttattttactaCAAGCAATAGCCTACATGAAATAAGTTATACATttaagaattataaaaataatccttatgataataatacaatGACACATGTGAAATTAAAAACGACATCCTTACCAAATAATCTTAAAAAACAAACCAAAGTTTTTGAATCATCTTTCGATTCTTTATGCTCCATTgttaaaattgaaaatattagaaataaaaattatctttTCTGGTTAAATGGATGTTCTATATTTATCagtaaaattaataattacaaatcaccaaaatattatacacatgataaaaaaaaaaattataattccttttttaataataatataaatcaagATCAAAATGTTTTctcatcatcatcttcatcttctGATTCTTTTAGTGATTCTGATGGAGATGCAGaacatattttatcattaagtgatgatgattattcatatgaaatgaataattcaaatattttaaataatacaaataatattgatcataatataaatattaataatagtaataatactGACACcagtcataataataaaaaacaaatattacCAAGAAATAAactatatacaaataataattatttacaaaaaaataaagataatctACTTAACACTACATCTATTCAATccagaaataaatataatgaattaaatCCTGAATTTTATCTAgacaataattatattattataaattttttagatttacatatttttacaaCTGATAATATTACAGCTTTCTCATTTACTAAATCTTTCTACGATTCAGTTTATTCAAAAAGTAGAAacgtaaaatataattttaaagatcatcaaaatatgaataatacaaataatacaaataatttaaatactacaaataatgtaaataccacaaataataatagttgtaataataatatatctaatattGTAGATATGTGTGTTaatcaattatatatattccttctattagaagaaaaattaattatcaTAAGCAAtctaaaatttaaaaaagtatATGAACAAAAACTTGATACAGAAACATACGGTCAAGCCATAAGAATTATCAAAGATCATTCTGATAATCAAGTATGGTTATGCacttcaaaatatatttttaaaatcgtgcaaaataaaaaaaataataatatgatgtattttaattttaaaaaaaaatataattgtaaACAAATTATGCAATCAAACTCGTATacacaaaaaattaatatgaccaattttattttaaaaaataataaatatgatatacatcaatataaatatactaaTATACGTATAGACGaaaaattaatatcattCTTACATAAACaacaatattttaatatttcctcatttctttataataatatacattgcTATAATAATGTAATCAGAATAGCTCTATATATTTGGCTCATACaactttatatttattcaatcGATCTATATGCTTATTTGTTTAGTTGTacttcatattattttaatacacaaggaaaaaataatatttttaataaaaattatatcctACAACTCAAActtaaaaatgagaaaagaAGTGACTCCTCATGCTTCACATCGAACGGAACCGATGTAAATCGTGATTTTTCATTGAAGGGTAAGGAAAATAATGAGATCAGACAAAATTATTGCCGTTCAGGTGATTTGGGTTTTGAGTCAGGCAATTCGCTATCAGGGTCAGGTAATTCGCTAACAGGGTCAGGCAATTCGCTAGCAGGGTCAGGCAATTCGCTAGCAGGGTcagataattttaattttggGTCAGGTAATTTTTACTCCGAGTCACATAGTTCCAATTACGATTCAGTAGAGAATAATAACCTCACCACCATATCAGAATTAAGGGTGGATGATCCTAAGCCAAATAAGGgcaataaaaatacaaataatatggaagaaataaaaaaaagtgatattagaaaaaatgatgaggaatgtaataaaatatctaGCGATTTCTTTGCAAATATACCACGTGATGATAAAAAGGAAGAAGGAGAAATATTAGACCCTCAGAAGGACAAAATAGAGAGTGATAATAAAGgtggaaatataaatataacgcCCGATAATTTTatgaagaacaaaaaaaataggtcttattttaaaaataagaacGATAAATTGTTAAGAAAGAATAAAAGCATGTTGTTGCGCTTTtatgatgaaataataaatagagAAGAAAGGAAAGAGATTAAATATCATTTCGATTTTAATaaagggaaaaaaataaatcttaAAGCATTAAGTGAAAATgatgatttttatatattattaaaaatatatagaatgaAGAATACTgagatatataattttttaaaaagtcaaaagaatataataatgaatgatatagaaagatataaagaaatgtatataaataatgatatggatataaataataataatataaagttaaaaaagaagatatatgaagatatatattcatataagtGTCTAGaagtatgtatatatataataatattattaaaacattttaaaaatttttttcaattaaatgatataataattgaaattttttataattttaataaaatgaattttttattattatataaatttttatgtaatgattataattatataataaattattatatgaataataataaatataatttactttttaatatattattattattacctcagaatatattattagatgTTTTAATAGAACATGCTTTtgctttatttttacataagccacacaaatatatagatatgttaatatattatgacaACATAATTGAAGATTATACACATATAGTTATGTGTATGTTTATGGTCATctacttttttaaaaatagaaaccataataaaaatatagaggtcaccaaaaatttatttaaacaaGATGGAAATGTAAACCATGATATAAATTTAGAAGATAATGTAAATTtagaagataatataaatttagaagataatatgaatgttgaaaataaaataaatattgaaCACAATATAAatgttgaaaataaaataaattcacAAGATAATTTAACTTCAAGAGAAAATTTATACCTATATAACAAACCAGTACATTTTAAATATCAGAATAAACATACAGAAGAATGCATAAGGTTTCTAGAATATTTGACAAACAAATTAATAGAAGAAAATGTTTtagagaaaaaagaaaatgacgaaaatgaaaattatatttatacatttcaATGTACATGGGaaaaacattatattataaattgcttattaatattatatattgaagaaggaaataatgaaaaaattaaaaattctttaaagaaattaaaaaatgcaAATATccattttgattatttatttattattcgatttttaaaagaaaaaaaaaaagaaatgtttatacctaatatttatattcttatgaaatattttgaaGAAGCTGTTGATAAAGCACTTGAATTAAATGATTACAAAACAGCCAAAAAAGCTGTGATTTTAtgtgatgatgaagaagaaaaaaaaaaattatttattaaaataatcaaacatatatcaaaaaatataaatgataataatttaaaagaaattattaatttagtTAGAGATTCAAATTCTATATTAAATCTACATGATATTCTAccttatataaatgaaaccattattatagaatatttaaaaaaagatatcTGTAATTtgttagatatatataatttaaaaattaaagcaAAACAACAAGAAATAGAAGAAAATCTACATACTAtagatttattaaataaagatataaaaaatattcaaaaaaaatatgttatattaaataaaaatgatatatgttatatatgtagaaaaactattttttataaaaaatgttatgtCTTTTCATgtaatcattattttcatagtGAATGTGctcttaatatttatataaataataaatccaAAGAAGAACTTTTCGATTTTTACACAATACTTcaacaatataaaaattcaatACTTACCAAGAATGACAAAGAAATTATGATttgtgaaaataaaattgatgatatattaacAGAAGAATGTTATATATGTGGATCCTTTTCTCTAGCATCCATTTCTCAGCCTTTTATTTCTCCTAATGAGTATGAACTCAGAGATACATGGAATATTTCCAATGACTGA
- a CDS encoding mitochondrial ATP synthase delta subunit, putative, translated as MRYAGRGSYLNSFMRINKAMNKISFKKNKYSSLNIFERNEIKKFQMNIIDRKYVHSIQEEKKTDESQDYYISMGDNIEKRYSLALYNVAKKQNKINEVSNDLLFIKNNLLKDTTFLNFLHTPNIEKKQKIDFIKNECKTLNKFNTITENFMESLFDSKRISFLSKIIEEFEFLLLKDRKEIKCVVYTANEIDNNYKQKIQDSIVFKLNKQLNPLIEYKIDPYILGGLILQIGNQIYDFSAKSKIDKIKRNFTQ; from the coding sequence ATGAGATATGCAGGCCGTGGGAGTTACTTAAATTCCTTTATGAGAATAAATAAAGCTATGAATAagatttcttttaaaaaaaataaatattcctcattaaatatatttgaaagaaatgagataaaaaaattccaaatgaatataatagaTAGAAAATATGTCCATAGCATacaagaagaaaagaaaacaGATGAATCACaagattattatatatctatgggcgataatatagaaaaacgTTATAGTTTAGCTTTATATAATGTAgctaaaaaacaaaataagaTAAATGAAGTATCAAacgatttattatttataaaaaataatttattgaaAGATACAAcatttcttaattttttacatacaccaaatattgaaaaaaaacaaaaaatcgATTTTATTAAGAATGAATGTAAAAccttaaataaatttaatacaaTAACAGAAAATTTTATGGAATCATTATTTGATTCAAAGAGAATATCCTTTTTGTCAAAAATTATAGAAGAATTTGAATTTctattattaaaagatagaaaagaaataaaatgtgTTGTTTATACAGCAAATGaaattgataataattataaacaaaaaattcaAGATTCTATTGtgtttaaattaaataaacaatTAAATCCATTGATAGAATATAAAATTGATCCTTATATATTAGGAGGACTCATCTTACAAATTGGAAATCAAATTTATGATTTCTCAGCAAAATCAAAAattgataaaattaaaagaaactTTACTCAATAA